Part of the Chloroflexota bacterium genome, TGAAGCCGTTAAAGTAGGGACCCTAGATTCCGCGAACAGGGTTCGACGCTTCGCTCGGAATGACATGCACCGTCAACACATCAGAATGGAAAGCGGACTCTGTCAACGAATTACTCAACACTTACAGGAATGACTGGGGCTATTCCGAGATTCTTAGAGTGGGCGAACATCGTTTGGCGAGGTATAAGAACGGAAGCTGAGAGGAAAAAGAAACCGTGAAACTGGTGCAATTCTATGACGTGGATCAGAGCGTTCACGTCGGCGTGGTGCAGGATGAGAAAGTCTTCGACATCACGGATCCGGCCCATGACTTAACCACGACGCTTGATTTCGTGGATGAAGCCCGTCGGCAGCGCCGCTCGCTCGACGCGGTTATCGAGGAGAAGCTTGCGGAGGCATCAGGCGGCGCTCATGCCTATGCAGAACTACTGGAGCCGGACGAGCCGCGGCTCACCATGCCGCTCTTTCCACCCCAGGTATGGGGCTGCGGGGTGACCTATCGCCGCAGCGCCGAATTCCGCGACGCCGACATGGAAGGACGCATGGGCATCTACGACAAGGTGTACCAATCGGACCGCCCGGAGATCTTCTATAAGGGGGACACGCAACATTGTGCCGGGCCGAATGAACCCATCGGCATTCGCGTGGATTCCACGTTTACGGCGCCGGAACCGGAGCTCGCCTACGTGCTGGGCTTCGACAATGAAATCATCGGGTATACGATCTGCGATGACGTGTCGGCCTGGGACATCGAGCGGGAGAATCCGCTCTACCTGCCCCAGTCCAAAATCTTTCTGGGTTGTACGGCTTTAGGCCCGACTATGGTCACCGCCGGCGAACTCACGGACCCGTACAACCTGGAGATTACGGCGCGCATTCGCCGCAACGGCACAGTAATCTTCGAGGGT contains:
- a CDS encoding fumarylacetoacetate hydrolase family protein: MKLVQFYDVDQSVHVGVVQDEKVFDITDPAHDLTTTLDFVDEARRQRRSLDAVIEEKLAEASGGAHAYAELLEPDEPRLTMPLFPPQVWGCGVTYRRSAEFRDADMEGRMGIYDKVYQSDRPEIFYKGDTQHCAGPNEPIGIRVDSTFTAPEPELAYVLGFDNEIIGYTICDDVSAWDIERENPLYLPQSKIFLGCTALGPTMVTAGELTDPYNLEITARIRRNGTVIFEGSANTDQIRHPFETLTAYLVRNNPVPVGTVVSTGTGIIVTEEAALRAGDIVEIEIDEIGLLATPVRQLSADD